The Mycobacteriales bacterium genomic sequence CCACCGATGGGGCAAGCCCGGGCGCGGGTGAAGCTCTCAGGTTCCATGACAGAGGGGCTGCAAACTGCTCGGCGTTTCGTGAGCAAACGTGAGCGAACGTGTGTTTTATTGAGTGTGTGAAGCTAGCTGAGTGGGCGCGGGTGAACGGTGTGCATCCGCAGACCGCGTACCGGTGGTTCCGGGAGGACCGGATGCCGGTGCTAGCTCGGCGTCTGGAGTCGGGCACGATCTGGGTGGACGCGGCCCCGGCCGATGACACCGGCCGAACTGTGGTCTACGCGCGGGTGTCTTCTCATGACGAGCGTGCCGATCTGGACGGGCAGGTCGCACGGCTCACGGACTGGGCTACCAGCAACGGTCACATGGTTGGTGAGGTGGTGCGCGAGGTCGGGTCCGGGTTGAACGGCAAGCGCCCGAAGTTGCGGAGGATCCTGTCGGACCCGTCTGCGAGCGTGGTGGTCGTGGAGCATCGCGACCGGCTGGCCAGGTTCGGGGCCGACCACCTCGAAGCGGCGTTGTCTGCACATGGCCGCCGCGTGGTGGTGGCTGATCCGGGCGAGACCACCGATGATTTGGTGCGAGACATGATCGAGGTCCTCACCTTCATGTGCGCCCGGCTCTACGGGCGTCGGGGTGCGCGGAACCGGGCCATGAGGGCGGTCACCGCCACCAAGCATGCCGAGGAGACAGTCACGGGATCGGTCGGTGTGTGATGGCGAGGTTCGAGGTTCCTGATGGTTGGGTGGCGCAGGCCTACCGGTTTGCGCTCGACCCGAGTACCGGCCAGGAGCAGGCGTTCCGTTCTCATGCAGGTGGTGCCCGCAAGGCACACAACACGATGCTCGCGCTGGTGAAGGCGACGCTGGATCAGCGGGCTGCGGAACGGTCCTACGACGTTGACGAAGCCGACCTGACCCCGTCGCTAGGGTGGTCGCTGGCGGCGTTGCGGAAGGAGTGGAAACCCGTAAGGACGTGGTTGCGCCGTGGTGGCGTGAGAACTCCAAGGAGGCCTACAACACCGGTCTGGACGCTCTGGCCCGCGGGCTGGACGCGTGGGGTAAGTCCCGCAAGGGCGAGCGGGCGGGCAAGGCGGTCGGGTTCCCGAGGTTCAAGACTGCCCGGGCCAGGCGCTCGGTGCGGTTCACCACCGGGGCCATCCGCGTCGAGGCCACCCGCCATCACGTGACCCTGCCGCGGGTGGGCAAACTCAAAACCCACGAGTCCACGAGGAAACTGGCGCGCCGCATCGAGGCTTCGACCGCGCGCATCCTCTCAGCGACCGTTGCCGAGGACTCGGCCGGGCGTTGGCACGTCTCGTTCCAGACCATCGTGGCGGCCAAGACCCGACCCGCACACGCCGGTAGGTCGCCGCATCCGGTGGTCGGTGTCGATGTCGGCGTCAAGGATCTGCTGGTGGTTGCGACCCCGGACGGGGTCGAAGTCGCGCTGGTGCCAGCGCCCAAACCGTACGCGAAGGTGCAGACCCGCCTGCGGGCGTTGCAGCGCAAGGCCGCGCGGCAGCACGGCCCCTACGACCCGGCCACCCGCATCAAGCAGCGGCCCTCGAAGCGGTGGGTAAAGACTCAGGCCCGGATCGGACGTACCCACGCCCGTGCCGCTGCCGTGCGCCGCGACGCGCTCCACAAGGCCACCACCATCCTGGCCCAGCAGCACCAGGTCAACACCGTGGAGACGTTGAACACCTCCGGGATGAGGTCGGCGGGCGGTGCCTACAAGAAGGGCCTGAACCGGGCGCTGGCCGACGCCGCCCTCGCCGAGATCAGGCGGATGCTCGGCTACAAGACCCGCTGGTATGGCACCACACTCGTGGAGGCCGACCGGTGGTACCCATCTTCCAAGACGTGCTCGGGGTGCGGCAGGCGAAAGCCAAACCTGACCCTCGCCGACCGCACCTATATATGTGAGCACTGCGGCCTGACGATCGGCCGTGATCTCAACGCCGCGATCAACCTCGCCCGATACGGGCGAGACCTCACCCGAGGTGAACCGTGTCCCGCCGACAGTGGGTCGGTGGCAGGACGTGGAGCCACCCATAAGACCAGACC encodes the following:
- a CDS encoding IS607 family transposase, giving the protein MKLAEWARVNGVHPQTAYRWFREDRMPVLARRLESGTIWVDAAPADDTGRTVVYARVSSHDERADLDGQVARLTDWATSNGHMVGEVVREVGSGLNGKRPKLRRILSDPSASVVVVEHRDRLARFGADHLEAALSAHGRRVVVADPGETTDDLVRDMIEVLTFMCARLYGRRGARNRAMRAVTATKHAEETVTGSVGV
- the tnpB gene encoding IS607 family element RNA-guided endonuclease TnpB, whose translation is METRKDVVAPWWRENSKEAYNTGLDALARGLDAWGKSRKGERAGKAVGFPRFKTARARRSVRFTTGAIRVEATRHHVTLPRVGKLKTHESTRKLARRIEASTARILSATVAEDSAGRWHVSFQTIVAAKTRPAHAGRSPHPVVGVDVGVKDLLVVATPDGVEVALVPAPKPYAKVQTRLRALQRKAARQHGPYDPATRIKQRPSKRWVKTQARIGRTHARAAAVRRDALHKATTILAQQHQVNTVETLNTSGMRSAGGAYKKGLNRALADAALAEIRRMLGYKTRWYGTTLVEADRWYPSSKTCSGCGRRKPNLTLADRTYICEHCGLTIGRDLNAAINLARYGRDLTRGEPCPADSGSVAGRGATHKTRPAQAATAGGSETSTRHNTTGVDPTGTAVSQGTAA